Part of the Hippoglossus stenolepis isolate QCI-W04-F060 chromosome 4, HSTE1.2, whole genome shotgun sequence genome is shown below.
CAGCTGAGATGAAGTGCAGTTTCAATTAGAGATGCCCTGATATGACCCACGTTGCACTTGAGCACTCCAAAGTACCAAAAACCAATGTGACCGCTTCTGTCCAAACTGGCATTTTGGTCAGTTTCCTTTGATTCTAAAGCACAAttctgaaaaatatatatctcgCAGGTCGAAGTGTTAATAAGTTGGCATCCTCTCATTCATCTatacaataatgaaaacaaaatgaagtctttattttgtaaatgtgctGGTATGAGTATTTGGTATTGCAGCCCAATTAtgaaactttttaaataaaactgggCCAATACACGCATCATAATGATAAACTAACATACCGTGTGCTGTGCGCACTCAGGTAAATAGTGTTCATAACTATAAAGACCAAACATTTTGGAGCATCGAGTTGAGTAGATTAAAAAGGCAAGAAGGAATACTGCAGATGGTACGAAGGAAAACAGTATTCGTGAAGAAGTGTAAGGTCTAATGTTCAAGATTCTTTAAAGATATGCTTCTAGAAGGGAAGTGACGGGCTCGAGGCAAAACGAAGGATGCAAGCTTGTTGTTGAGAGCTCGAGGAGAAGCAGGGGGGGGGAGTCAGCGAAGGTCGCTCTCGTCGTCCTGTATGGTTTTCTTGATGCGGAGAAGCATGGTGGTGAGCCACTGGTCCAACCGTGAAATGGTGTCGTATTCCTTCACCTGAGACACGGAACGTCAACATCGTCAGTTTGATTCCAAAGGTTAGAAAAACACGACAATAAAGAGAAATATACATTAGGTTATATGGTGAGGTTTTTATTACACAATATAAAAAGTACCCGCTTGTCAACTTCTTGTATCAAGTGATAAGTTCAAACTGACCCTGACATTATGATTCTGAGACTAAAGACTAAAGTCACCAATTCATTACTTTTGCTGGTGTCATAACACTCGACTCATTTTTAGCCCTAAAGCACATAGATCCCGAAACACTCAACTAAACctggattttaaaaactaattgcTGCAGAAATTAAAGAAAGCTCGATCACAAACCTTGGCTACATGTCTTTATTCTGCTGAAAGAAAACCGTCTACTCACCGAATCAGTATAGGCCTCCACATTCTGTTCTTCATAGGCATCGAGAAGTTTCTGGTGAGATAAAAACATGACTATTTTTGATGCTGTACATCAGggatcataaaaaaaacacaacatgctgaCGGCATAAGAAAACCTGGCGGTGAAATAGGTTCAAGGTGATCAGATAGTAAACAGACAGAGCTCGACTACATGAAAGTGGATTATCTGCTCAGCCTAAACAAACCCAGGAGGTTTACAGTGAACTCATGTGGGAATGAACCGTGTTGTAAATCcacatacaacaacaacatgagtgGAAATAATAATCTTGGCAGCTAACAGCCTCTAGACAGTAGGCACACAAAGCAGTCGTGTTATTCATGACACGTGTGGATGAGACCaattgaaaagcaaacaaacagacgacTGCCATCTTCTTATATTCTTTTTTGTCtatcattgttttgttgtttgttattttcattcaaGGAGAATATAACACGAGCTGGACAGAGCAAATCCATCTAACTCAATGTGGACACAATAATCCCAGGTaacataaaatctaaataaaactaTTCTTACTGCAATCAGAAGTGTTGTGTGCTCTACTAAACTGACTTGTGTTTCTGATGTCAGGGTGATTGAGGAGCATGTcgtttttagattttaaatacCCACCTTCACCAGTTTGTACTCTCTGGAGTCTGAAAAGGCCGGAAACATTTCTTCGTACTTCTGCACAGCGAGCTGAGAAACAAAAgaatgaatatttgaatattacATCAGAGGCTCGTGCTACAGCTGCCGTGCATGTGCCCTTCTGTGCTACAACTTACTTTTGCATTCAGCATGTCTACACAGAAGTGACAGAGCGCTGCCTTGAAGAAGTGATCCTTGGCACTATATTTCAGGAGCGTACTGTCCATCGCGTGGGTTCCCACCTAAAATCACAAATTACAGCTCAGGGTCTGTTTTGTTATTACAGCCCCGGGTGCCTCTGATGTCACGGTGAAACAAAGGCCACAGCATCTCACCTGCTCGTAGATCTCAATAGCTTTCGGGTACTGCTCCAGCTGAGCTGCGTAGGTTGCTACTTTCAGAAGGCACTTGTTTGCAGaactaaagaaacaaaaacaagacacttCTCAGTTCAAACACATCCACTGGAATGAtatgattattataaaaaaaaagatgtattaGGACAACAAATTCatgagaaatataaaataccAGAAGAGAAAGCAAAGAGGAAATGTTACTCGTTCAAAATATTCACCTGGTGGATTCTTCCCCTTTGTAATAATCTGCTGCCTGTTCATAATGAGCAATGGCCTGGAATGGACATAAGTAGTAAATAGAGCGTTACCATGATTGTATATGACAGTTTAAAACAGAGGCAACAATCTGTTCTggatttaatatataaaatgacatcatctgACCTTGTCGATGTCCACCAGCTCCGTCTCGTATATTTCAGCAATGGAGATGTGGTGTTTGGCTGCGATGGTGAAGCGGCCctgaaagcaaaaaaagaaatacatgagAAGAGATCCACAGAAAGAGTTATATGTCACATAAGTAAATACGATGCTTAACATAAACAAagccaaattaaaatgttaaaaagacTCACCATATCTGTGTAGATCTCAATAGCTCGGTTTAGGCAGTTTATGGCCTCTGTTGAGAAAATGACATTGCTTTTATGTACATGGTCGACTGGAGCTGGTGAAGCAGCTTGTAAAAGGAGCATTTCACGTGAAACCTCCACAGTTATATATCGTGACGGTGGAGATGTGTAATGATTACCTTGCGGATCTGCTTTTTTGAAGGCATTTCCAGCGTCTATGAAGTTGGTCGCTGCGTCGTGTTTGCTCTGCATCTGCAGGTGGAGGCGAGCAGCCTGGGAGAACGCATTTCCCGCAGCTGAGGAGAAAATGTTGCATTTCAGAAGCTGGAGGATCTTTCACAAGtcataaagagagaaaaggaaaatcatCACGCTCACTCATTTAAACTGTAATACTCATCTTACCGCACCAATTTTTGGCCATTTTGAACATGTTGGCTGCCCTCACATACATGTCACAGGCCTCTTCAAGCTTGGAGGAACCCCTGTGAGACAGCACACGTGTTCAGTTTAACATAAGCTTCATTTAATTTTCTTAGTCACACTCTTAGGTTAGATTTGTGGAAACTATTGCTGGGTCATACAGATATCAAGTGTCATTCTGATAACTAGACATTAATACTAAAAGTATATTCACTGTTCTCTAAAAGAAGAAGTTCAGAAAGTTGCATCATTTCCCTCCCAGTTGTGATCTAGTGCAATGTAATTACAAAAACTTGACAAGACAATAGTTAACTAAACATAACGTCAAAATCACAAAAAGACGACGACGTTCGAGGCCCTTTAATGTTTATTGATCTGGGATTAAGTTCCATATTCACTTTTAGGATTGACTGgtgcacaaatgtgtttttcagtctcACCTTTTATCTCCGGTTGAAGATTAACAATCTATATTCACTGTTCAGGACATTGATTGGGATCAGAAACAAGGCTGTTGGCCAATCTTAGTGTGTGACTATGGAATTCATAGATTTTCTCCAGAGGTTGACCAACAACCTTTGAGACAATTTTGAACATAAACTGGGATGCAgaagcttttattgtgaatatCCATTGTATATTGTGAGGatcaaatatgtatatatttgacTACACgtcactaactttgtgttttttccatcccatagtctctctttctctcttgagCTGCAGGAATGAGACAACAATTATCCTTATCATTATATGAATGGTTCCTActgtcattaataacatctttacatccatGATGATCACTCTTATGGTTTTCATTACAACAACTAGTCTGTCAGAGATGAAACCCGATGGTGACACAACTGTTCTctggtctctctcctctcttccgtccacattgagtctggttctagaagTATCTTCCAGTTTCTCTCCACTGGCACCAAAGATCTGCTCATTGTGGTCTTGACCTTCTACGTGAAGAACCTTGAGACAATGTGTATTATTGTATTTGGTGGAGCAGTTTTGACTTTTGTAGTGgacagtaataataacaataagtagtagtagtagaagacATTTCAATGGTTTCTTCCATTCTTAGCTGCACAGGTAGATGTGGGGGCGTATTGTAAACAAATGTGCCTGACACGCGACGTGGGGGGGACCTTGCAAAACCTGCCCAGGTGGTGGCGCTACAGCTGTTGCAGCTTCCAGGGCAAACATTTAGCTGAAAAAACGTTGCCCAATGTTTCCTTTAATGTCTGACACCCAACACGTTAgcttggggtgggggggggacatagcattagctgctgctctccctgaCACTGACAGCTACTGTTGTGATCCGACAGAAGGTAAACCCAAACTACGCGTTTAGCTCAGTGTCCTCGTGGGGGGACAAGATCAGTCCGGTGTCTGAAGTTTGACGTTTGAACACTTTGTCCCCTCATCTTCCGCTTCGTTGGCCTCTTGACTCCCGGCGGCTCGACGTTAGCATCGAACCCCGACGAACTCACCCGAACATCGCTCCGAAGAACGACTTCGACGAGTTCATCTTCTTGTC
Proteins encoded:
- the napab gene encoding N-ethylmaleimide-sensitive factor attachment protein, alpha b, with translation MDNSGKEKEATALMAEADKKMNSSKSFFGAMFGGSSKLEEACDMYVRAANMFKMAKNWCAAGNAFSQAARLHLQMQSKHDAATNFIDAGNAFKKADPQEAINCLNRAIEIYTDMGRFTIAAKHHISIAEIYETELVDIDKAIAHYEQAADYYKGEESTSSANKCLLKVATYAAQLEQYPKAIEIYEQVGTHAMDSTLLKYSAKDHFFKAALCHFCVDMLNAKLAVQKYEEMFPAFSDSREYKLVKKLLDAYEEQNVEAYTDSVKEYDTISRLDQWLTTMLLRIKKTIQDDESDLR